The Hymenobacter sp. PAMC 26628 genomic sequence TGTTTGAGCGCGGTGTGACGTTCGACGACGGGGCCGGCAAGCGCAGCACCGGCCGCATCGACCTCTACAAGCGCGGCTGCTTCGTGCTCGAAACCAAGCAGGGTACCGACACGCCCGACCAACAGGCCAAAGCCACCAAGGCCGAACTGGGCCAGGCCGAAGGTAAGCGTCGCAAAGGCCACGCCGTGCGCGGCACCGCCAAATGGGGCCAGATGGTGGAAGCCGCCCGCGAGCAGGCCCTGCGCTACGTGCGCGCCCTGCCCGCCAGCGAGCCGCGGCCACCGTTCGTGGTAGTAGTCGACGTGGGCTTTTCGATTGACCTGTACAGCAACTTTGCCGGCGTGGGCGACAGTTACGTGCCGTTCCCAGACTCGGGTAAGTTCCGGGTGCTGCTGCCGGCCCTGGCTGACCCTGAGGTGCGGGCGCGGCTCAAGCTGCTCTTCACCGACCCGCAGCAGCTCGACCCGTCCCGGCTGGCGGCCCAGGTCACGCGCCGGCTGGCGGGGCACCTGGCCGGCCTCAGCAGCCAGCTCGAAAAGGCGGGCCATGCCCCCGACGTGGTGGCGCAGTTCCTGATGCGCTGCCTCTTCACCATGTTTGCCGAAGATGTAGAGCTAATACCCAAGAAGTCCTTTTCCAAGCTGCTGGCCGAGTATGCTGATACGGCCGAGGCCCGCGCCTACCTGCCCGAAGCCCTGGCCAACCTGTGGGCTACCATGGACAAGGGCGGCTTCTCGCCAGCGCTGCGCACCAAAGTGCGCCACTTCAACGGCAAGCTCTTTCACGACGCCACCGCCCTGCCGCTGAACACTGACCAGGTGGCCCTACTCCAGCAGGCCGCCGCGGCCGACTGGACGCTGGTAGAGCCCGCTATTTTCGGCACCCTGCTCGAACGTGCCCTCGACCCGGCCGAGCGCCACAGCTTGGGCGCGCACTATACCCCACGCCGCTACGTGGAGCGCTTGGTGCTACCCGCCGTGATTGAGCCGCTGCGCCAAGAGTGGGCCGCCGCCCAGGCCGCCAGCACCCAGCTCCTCGAAGAGGGCAAGGGCAAAAAAGCCGTGGACGAAGCCCGCGCCGAGCTGCTGCGTTTCCTGCACCGGCTCACGTCGGTGCGAATTCTGGACCCGGCCTGCGGCTCAGGCAACTTCCTCTACGTGACGCTGGAGCACCTTAAGCGCCTCGAAGGCGAAGTGCTGACGGCCCTAGGCCAACTCGGGCAGTCGGGCCGGCTGGAACTGGGCGACGGCACCACCGTGGGCCCACGCCAGCTGCTGGGCCTGGAGCTGAACCCACGCGCCGCCGCCATCGCCGACGTGGTGCTGCGCATCGGCTACTTGCAGTGGCACCTGCGCACCTACGGCCTCACCCAGCTGCGCGAGCCGCTGCTGGATGACTACCAGAATATTCAGCAGCAGGATGCCGTGCTGAGCTATGACGGGCCGGACTTCGCCAACGCCCGCCCGGCCGTGTGGCCAGAAGCTGATTTCATTGTGGGCAACCCGCCTTTTGTGGGAGCGAGCCGAATGCGCGACGCGTTAGGTGATGCGTATACATTGGCCCTGCGGAAAACCTACGCTGGAAAGGTCACCGAGTCGGCCGACCTAGTGATGTTCTGGTGGCAGCGGGCTGCTGCCGAAGTGCAGGCCGGCCGGACCGAGCGGTTTGGCTTCATCACTACTAACAGTCTACGCCAAACCTTCAACCGGCGTGTGATGCAGCCCTTTTTGGACGGTGAGCAACCGGCATTAGCGCTCACTTTCGCTATTCCTGACCACCCGTGGGTAGATAGCGCCGATGGGGCTGCCGTGCGCGTAGCTTTCACCGTAGCGCAAAGCTCTGTCCGGGCATCTACTACAGGTCAATTGTTGCAGGTGCTAACAGAGAAAGCAGTAGACGGCGACGATGCAGCCGAAGTAACATTTGGGAGTGAAGAAGGTCGTATCCAGCCTGATTTGACAATCGGAGCCGACCTAGACAGCGTAACGACTTTGCAGGCCAACGATGGCCTAGCTAATCGTGGAGTCAGCCTATTTGGGGCTGGGTTTATAGTAACACCTGCGCAAGCAACCAGAATAGGTTTAGGCTCGGTGCAGGGACTAGAAAAGCACATTGTTCATTATCGCCATGGCCGCGACTTAACCGACAAACCACGGGGCGTATTGGTGGTCGATATGTTTGGACTGACTGATGCACAAGTGTTGAGCCAATACCCAGCGGTTTATCAGCATTTATGGGAAAAGGTTAAGCCAGAGCGCGACTTGAATAATCGCCCATCACGCCGGGATAATTGGTGGCTATTTGGCGAAACTAACCCCAAGCTACGCAAGATGTTAGCTGCTTTGCCCCGCTACGTTGCTACTGTTGAAACAGCAAAGCACAGGTTCTTCCAATTTCTTGACGCGAGCATTTTGCCAGATAATATGCTGGTAGCCATAGCGCTGGATGATGCCTTTTATCTAGGCGTATTGTCAAGCCGTGCTCATGTCGTTTGGGCATTAGCTGCTGGCGGCACACTGGAAGACCGTCCACGCTACAATAAGACCCGCTGCTTCGACCCCTTTCCATTTCCCGCCGCCACCGAGGCCCAGCAAGCCCGCATCCGCGAACTGGCCGAAACCCTCGACGCGCATCGCAAGCGCCAGCAGGCCCGGCACCCCAGCCTCACGCTCACTGACCTCTACAACGTGGTAGAGAAGCTGCGCGCTGGCCAACCCCTCACGGCCAAGGAGCAAATCACCCATGAGCACGGCTTGGCTGCCGTGGTGCTCAGCCTGCACCAGCAGCTCGACGCGGCCGTGGCCGAAGCCTATGGCTGGCCCGCCGACCTGCCCGAGACCGACATTCTCACTCACCTGGTGCAACTCAACCACGCCCGCCAGCAGGAAGAAGCCGCCGGCACCATCCGCTACTTGCGCCCCGCCTACCAGGCCCCCGACGAGCAGCAGGCTACCCTCACGCTACCGGCCGCCGCTGCCACGCCCACCGTGGCCGCCGAAACCGGCCCGCAGCCCTGGCCCGCTGGCCTGGCCCAACAGATGCAGGCCGTGCGCGGCCTCGTACAGCAGGCTGCGCAACCGCTGAGCAGCGCCCAAGTGGCGGCCCGCTTCCGGGGTAGCAGCGCTAAAAAGGTGCAGCCCTTACTCGATACGCTGGCCCTGATGGCGCTGGTGCGCTTCGTGGAAGAGGAGAATAAGTACGCCGCTTAGCCCCACATTCATTAACCCAACCTACTATTCGCTAGGATTCCTTGCTGTTATGAAATCCAACTTTTACCCGATTGGTTTTGACTTTGAAGAGTTTGATGTGCAGCGGGTTGCTTATCAAGATGGGCGGCTGCCACAGCTTCGACAACAATATAACGCCACGCATTCCTTCTTCCGGCGGGGCGATTTCATTTATATCTCGCCCGGTACGCCCGATGCAGCTACGCTGGGCTCCACAGTTCGATTAGCTATTCGAGATGAGCCGGAAGTGGTGAGCTCATTAATTAAGCACGTCTTTTTTCGGGCCGTCAAAAACGCGCAGCCCAACTTGCGGCCCGAATTCTATCCATTTCGGTTCGCAGCTCGTCGTGCTGAACTAGATTTAGCTTGGCAGCAGGTGCCCCAGCCCCTGCAAGGTATCCTTACGTTCAAGCGCATCACAGAGGTGCAGTTTCGGAACCACGCCGATGCGAACGGCCAAGTAATATTCGGGGCACTCATCAATCACCGATATCGCTGGAACCTAGACCGTACCTGCCAGGACTTGGTCGAGTCTGGATTTGATTTGGTGAGTCGAGAAGTAACCGGTACGCAGGCCCCTGACTATGCCGATGGGGTGGTGGCCCCCGAGATTTCCCTGCTGGGGCCAGTGCGGCAAGTGGCTGATGGCACCGCTACGGTCGATACCAGTACTGGCCCCGTGAGCTATCCCTTGGCTGAATTGCATCTGCACAACTCCCGCGATAATATCACGGCATTTCTCGCCTGGAGTATCGGCGAGTTACGGGCCGAGAGCATCATGCGAAGCATTAAAGACCTAGAAGCTCAGAAGTTAAAGCTCTTCACGGTGATGAGCGAAATCGAGGCCATTGGGCGCTGGTTAGGGGCACTAGAATACCGCAACTACGATTCCTTTGGATTCCGCATCAGTTTGGACAATTCTGTAACCACGCCTAGCGGATTTGCCCTGAGTGAGCCCAGCTTAATATTTGACCTCAGCAAGACGCGGGTGCACACGCAGCCTTCGCAAGGCTTAAACATATACGGGCCCTACAGCCGGTCCACGGGTTTTTCGACCAACACGCCGCGGGTGCTCGTGGTGTTTCACCGGCAGCACGCTGGCGATTTCACCAAGTTTCTGGCTGACCTGCGCGATGGCATTCCTGGCCACGGCTGGTTTGCTAGTGGCATGGTCAGTAAGTATCGCCTGACCTCGATGTCGTTCCACATTGAGGAACTAACCGACTACTCGGTAGCTGAATACCTGGCTGCCATCGACCGGGGCGTCCGTAAGGAAGACACGCCGTTTGACCTAGCCATTCTGGAAACGGCCGACAGCTTTCGCCGCCTACCCAACGAGGACAACCCGTACTTCCGGGCCAAGGCTCATTTGTATATGCAAGGCACGGCGGTGCAGTTCATCAAGCCAGAAACCGTCAGGGCCCCCACGTACACGATTGACGGCATCGCGCTTCAACTCTACGCCAAGCTGGGGGGCACGCCCTGGACCATTCCGGTCGACCAGAGCGTGGACCGCGAGCTGGTGATTGGTATCGGCAGCGCTATTCTAAGGCGCAACCACTACGCGGGCGCCGCTCAAACCCGCTATGTGGGTATCAGCACCTTCTTCGCAGCCGATGGCAAGTACTTGACGAACAGTCGCACCCGCAACGTGCCTTATGAGGAGTATTTCGATGAACTGCTGCGCAACCTCAAGGATGCGTTAGACCGGCTCTCCAACGAGTACAGCTGGAATGCGCAGGACCGCATCCGGTTGATATTCCACATCTTCAAGCCCATCAAAAACCTGGAGGTGGACGTCGTTTCGCGCCTCGTGGCCGAATACCCGCAGTACGACATTCGCTTTGCGTTCGTAACGCTGGTCGAGCGGCACCCCTACATTCTTTACGATGAGCAGCAGTCGGGGACTAACGGTAAGGGCGCCCACGTGCCCAGCCGGGGCTACACCCTGCCCCTAGGGCCCCGGCAGTGCCTAGTGAACCTGCTCGGCACCCGCGAAGTGCGCACCGCCCGGCACGGCTCGCCCACGCCCATCCTAGTCCGCATTCACGACCAATCAACTTTCCTGGACCTTCAGTACATCGTGCAGCAGGTATTCAAGTTCAGCCGCTTGTCATTTCGCACGTTCGGGCCAAGCGAAACGCCGGCTACGCTGCTCTACGCCAACCTGCTTACGCGCCAGCTTAAGGACTTGCGCGCGGTGCCCGGCTGGAACTCCACGACTGCCAGCGCCCAACTCCGGGAAAAGAAATGGTTTCTGTAGAAGCGCTATCCACTTATTGGCTGCCCCTACGCGCCAATCCGTTCACCTGTTTCTTTCTCGACTTTCTGGACGAGAAGCCGGGCATCGCGCCCCCGGCCCTGAATCCTTCGGATACGGACAGCGTCGTCTCCAACCTGTTATTCTACGTGCGGCGTGCCGACCGCACGGCCGCCACAACCCTCTACCAAAAGCTGGCGACCCGGCAGGTGCGGGCCGATTCGGAGTGGATACACAACGATTACCTAGTTTTTGCGCTGGTGTGCGTCGTTCAGAAATTTCAATTGGACAGCCAATGGGTGCGCCAGGTTCTGCACAACCGTCCGAATACTGACCCCACCCAACGGCTTATCAATAAGTCGTTTGATAACCTACTGGCCGGTAATTACAATGCCAAGGAAGACTACCACCAAGTGTCCATTGCCTGCCAGTTGGTCACGCAGCAAGAGCAATTTGACGCCGAGCGCCTGCACAAAATGTTCGCTTATTTGTGGCGGCACGCCTTTCCCTACTTCGAATCCGAGTTCTTAAATATTGTCTCGCTGCGCGCTATCCGGGCTGCTTTTGAGGCCAAAGGGTTGACTGATATTGAACAGCGCTTTGTGGCGGAAAAATTTGCTGGCCAGTTTCTCAAGCGGACGGCTACGATAAGTAAGATACTTACTTACAGTCTTTTCATTGTAATTATCGTCACTATGTGTACCGGAGCCGTCTTCTACGCCGAAAACAAGTGGGTAAAGGGGGCGCTGGGGGCGCTCACCACGCTGGGCCTGGGCGCCAGCTTCTTTGCGGATGTCCGCAGCTGGGTAGCCCTGCGCGTAGAAAAGCTGGTTAAGAAATTTTGGGGTTATTCAGTTGATAAATAACGATATTTATTGACTGGCAGGTTTGAAAAAAGATTAGCGTCGTCACCTATCTGTGTGCTGGCTCTTCGCAGCTAAGCCGGAGAGTTAGCATATTCTTTAGAGGAAAGCAGCTGTTCGACGTAAGCCTTTTGCGTCTCCGAAAAGGGAGCCATACCCATTCGGCCCGCGTAAATATCCAGAAAATCGGAAAACGAAAGGGCGTGGCGGTAGGCTTCCGTGATAGCACGTTCTTTAAACTCAGCGGGTGTGTACTGTCGTCGCGGCCGTTGGGCAAAGAGGTCCGCCCGGGTGTACTGATAGTAGGCATCAATCGCATCCCACAGTACCAACCGATTGTTACCGTTGGCAAACCGGTCTTGATAGGCCAGCATAGTGTCAATATCAATGATAACCAGTGGCTTTATACTGCCGCCTACCATGCCGTGCTGCCGCTGATAGGCCACCTCACTCTGGAACCAGGAATCTACCAGCGCATTGAGGCCGGGTAAATTAAAGGAGCGGTCATGCACCACAATAATCGGATAGAACACCAGATTTTTTGCCGTATACTTCGTATCGAAGGGCAGTCTATAATTAAGCAGCCGCTTGATATTTCCTATTAGCTGTAAAATACCGGTGCCGCTCAGCTTATCGGTTTTGGGAGCATCGGTAGGCCGGTAAAACTTACTGCGCATGGCCTCAATAAATTCCGCATAATTTTCGCCGGTCTTTACTTCCTTGCGCAGATTGACATCTTTGGATTCGATGAGCAGGACGCGTTTATGGGCCCGGAAATAATAATCTGGCTCGCCGTTACCTAGCTTCCGAAGCACCCCACTGTCCTCAATGGTTTTGCCACTCAGGGCAAGGCCCCTTTTTCCTAAAGCAGCATCTAGGGCTGGTATCAAAAGCAGTTCCTCCGAAAAGAGCTTTTTATAGACTGAACCCCACTCCTTTTTGCCTAGCAATGCCGGGGCGGGCGCTGGGCGCTCGTTCAGGTTTTTCAGCCGGAAGTAGAGCCCCTTATGCAATAGCTCCAGCACAAAGCGCGGGTATACAATCACATAATGCCCCGGCGCAGAATTATACAGCGGGAACTCCCGCGTGGATAGAAAGTCCTGCTGAATAAGCGTGGTTCCCTCTGCTAGCGTGAAGCGGTCCAGAAAAGCACATTCTCGGTCGTAGTCCTCTCCTGGGTATATTACGAGTGTCATGTAGCCGGGCTTTGCCAGCATCTCGACAACCGCCCGAACCAGCTTGAATAAGCGAAAAGCATATTCTTGCCAAGTACTACAAGCGAAGTAGGACAAGAAAGCCTGAAGTAGTGGCTGATAAGCTAAGTCGGTAGCCAAGAACTCTAATAGACGAGCGCACTTATACATCTGCGCAATAATTAATTGCTCAGGCTGGTCTTGACTCACATCGTAGGACGTGTGGCTGTGTAGCAGCAGCAGCCCCACCATTTCCTCAACACCTGGTAGGGCGGGAGCCGCCGCCGAGGCAATCTTATACTGCTCCTCCAATTCAGCATTTAAGACCATGAGGGCCTTGAATATGCTGCGCTCCATCTCGACTTCCGATTGCGTTTGCGCTTCATCCGGAAGCTGGAATATCAACTCGAAGAATCGCAGCTTGGCTACATCACCGACCAACGCGACCATTGCGCCGTCAGTATGTTCTATAGCTCGTAGCCGACTCACGATGCCGTTGGCATACGCTTGGTTGTGTGCCCCAAAAAGTTTTGGCAAGATTTCTTGGTAGGGCTTAAAACCTCTGAAACCAAGCAGATAGACGGCCGTGGTTAGCCGCATTTCTCGGCTGAGGCCGCGCAGATACTCTGCAACTGGGCGGGGGCTATCGTCAAAGATTTCGGTGTATTCAACAACTCGGGCTAAAGTAGCTTTCATCTGGTACGGAGCGGGCTGAATTTGACTAGGCCTGCAAGCAAGGTAACCCCGCATCGACGGTGGTCATTGTACTCAACCTGGGCAGGCTATAGATGGTCGGCGCCATTACATCGGGTAATAATAAGATGAGTAATGCTTCGCGTGTTTTTACAGCCCTAACTCCTTTGCTGAGTTGTGCTGGCGCACGTTGTCGAGGCGAGTATAGCGGCGAATCATCGCACTGGTCTTGTGCTTGGTCTGGTTCATGACCTTGCTGTCGTCGGCCCCGTTGAGCTTGGACACGGTGACAAAGGAAGCGCGCAAGGAGTGGGCCGTGTAACCCGTGCCTAAATACTGCTGGGTAATCAGGTTGATATACTTGGTCGTCATGCGCCGCGTGGTGAGTTGCTGGTTCTTGCGCAGCGAGACAAACACGCAGCCTTCGGTCCGGTCGAGCACCCGCAGCCAGGCCTGCAGCGAGCGAATAGGGCACAGGGCCGAGTCGGGAGAATAGAAGATAGCTTTTTCCTCGGCCTGGCCCAGTTGGTTGGTCTTGCTCTGGTCGAGCGACACGACGAGTCCGTCCTCGTCAAAAGCCAGGTGCTCGATATTAAGCGCTTCCAGTTCCGAGCGCCGAAAAGCGCCCGTGAAGCCCAGCAGCAGCAGGGCCCGGTTGCGCAGGCCGGTGGGCGTCGAGACGTCGATGCTTTTAATCGTGCGCTTGAAGGTGGCCAGGGTAAAGGCCGCGGCCTGCTTGATGCGGGTTTTCTTTTCGCGGGCAATGCCTTTAAGAAGCACCTTAATTTTCTTGTCGGCCGTGGGCGAGTCCAGGCCGGCCAACTCGTGGGCCTTGGCGATGGCGGCCGTGTGGCGCTGAATGGTGGCAACCTTTTTACCAGCTTCAGCTAGTTCGGTAAGAAACCCAGCCAGCGCTTCAACTGAGGCAGGCAGTGGTTCCATTTGATGAGTTTGGCACCAAGCAGAAAAGCGAGCCCAGTCGCCAGCATAGGCGCGAACGGTGTTAGCTGCCCCACGCAAACCCGACTCGATATAGCGACTGGTAGGAGCAACCAAGTGAGCCGGTAGTTGAGGTGTGGCTGGCAGTGGGGTGACGAGGGCAGACGATTTTTCCATGTAGCCTATATGAACTGTGTTTGGAAAAATTAATTTTAGGTAGCCAATGAGGTAAAATCGGCTTGGTACGGCACGCCCGACTTGACGATGGCAAAGGCCTGTTTGAGCAGTTTATTACAGACCGCAATCAACGCCACTTTGCCATGTTTGCCTTTGGCCACGAGTCGGTCGTAGAGGGCTTTGCACGCCGCGTTGGCGCGTTTGGCCGAAAAGCTGCACAGGTAGAGCTTGCTGCGAATCAGGCCGCCGCCCATCTTGGTGATGCGCACCTTGCCCCGGATGCTGGTGCCCGAGGTATGCTCGCGCGGCGAGAGTCCGGCTTTGGCAATTAACTGCCGGTAGTTGGCGTAGGGCGTGAAGCCGCCGGCAAAAAGCAGCAGCATGCCGGCTGTTTTGCGGCCAATGCCCGGAATGGAACGCAGCAACGGCATTTCTTGCGCATACCGCTGTTCGAGCAAG encodes the following:
- a CDS encoding tyrosine-type recombinase/integrase translates to MEKSSALVTPLPATPQLPAHLVAPTSRYIESGLRGAANTVRAYAGDWARFSAWCQTHQMEPLPASVEALAGFLTELAEAGKKVATIQRHTAAIAKAHELAGLDSPTADKKIKVLLKGIAREKKTRIKQAAAFTLATFKRTIKSIDVSTPTGLRNRALLLLGFTGAFRRSELEALNIEHLAFDEDGLVVSLDQSKTNQLGQAEEKAIFYSPDSALCPIRSLQAWLRVLDRTEGCVFVSLRKNQQLTTRRMTTKYINLITQQYLGTGYTAHSLRASFVTVSKLNGADDSKVMNQTKHKTSAMIRRYTRLDNVRQHNSAKELGL
- a CDS encoding class I SAM-dependent DNA methyltransferase; translation: MTYSNFETRWLRSGGAEHANYGLFLQDLCDLLDVPRPDPTTDDPTQDAYVFERGVTFDDGAGKRSTGRIDLYKRGCFVLETKQGTDTPDQQAKATKAELGQAEGKRRKGHAVRGTAKWGQMVEAAREQALRYVRALPASEPRPPFVVVVDVGFSIDLYSNFAGVGDSYVPFPDSGKFRVLLPALADPEVRARLKLLFTDPQQLDPSRLAAQVTRRLAGHLAGLSSQLEKAGHAPDVVAQFLMRCLFTMFAEDVELIPKKSFSKLLAEYADTAEARAYLPEALANLWATMDKGGFSPALRTKVRHFNGKLFHDATALPLNTDQVALLQQAAAADWTLVEPAIFGTLLERALDPAERHSLGAHYTPRRYVERLVLPAVIEPLRQEWAAAQAASTQLLEEGKGKKAVDEARAELLRFLHRLTSVRILDPACGSGNFLYVTLEHLKRLEGEVLTALGQLGQSGRLELGDGTTVGPRQLLGLELNPRAAAIADVVLRIGYLQWHLRTYGLTQLREPLLDDYQNIQQQDAVLSYDGPDFANARPAVWPEADFIVGNPPFVGASRMRDALGDAYTLALRKTYAGKVTESADLVMFWWQRAAAEVQAGRTERFGFITTNSLRQTFNRRVMQPFLDGEQPALALTFAIPDHPWVDSADGAAVRVAFTVAQSSVRASTTGQLLQVLTEKAVDGDDAAEVTFGSEEGRIQPDLTIGADLDSVTTLQANDGLANRGVSLFGAGFIVTPAQATRIGLGSVQGLEKHIVHYRHGRDLTDKPRGVLVVDMFGLTDAQVLSQYPAVYQHLWEKVKPERDLNNRPSRRDNWWLFGETNPKLRKMLAALPRYVATVETAKHRFFQFLDASILPDNMLVAIALDDAFYLGVLSSRAHVVWALAAGGTLEDRPRYNKTRCFDPFPFPAATEAQQARIRELAETLDAHRKRQQARHPSLTLTDLYNVVEKLRAGQPLTAKEQITHEHGLAAVVLSLHQQLDAAVAEAYGWPADLPETDILTHLVQLNHARQQEEAAGTIRYLRPAYQAPDEQQATLTLPAAAATPTVAAETGPQPWPAGLAQQMQAVRGLVQQAAQPLSSAQVAARFRGSSAKKVQPLLDTLALMALVRFVEEENKYAA
- a CDS encoding Piwi domain-containing protein → MKSNFYPIGFDFEEFDVQRVAYQDGRLPQLRQQYNATHSFFRRGDFIYISPGTPDAATLGSTVRLAIRDEPEVVSSLIKHVFFRAVKNAQPNLRPEFYPFRFAARRAELDLAWQQVPQPLQGILTFKRITEVQFRNHADANGQVIFGALINHRYRWNLDRTCQDLVESGFDLVSREVTGTQAPDYADGVVAPEISLLGPVRQVADGTATVDTSTGPVSYPLAELHLHNSRDNITAFLAWSIGELRAESIMRSIKDLEAQKLKLFTVMSEIEAIGRWLGALEYRNYDSFGFRISLDNSVTTPSGFALSEPSLIFDLSKTRVHTQPSQGLNIYGPYSRSTGFSTNTPRVLVVFHRQHAGDFTKFLADLRDGIPGHGWFASGMVSKYRLTSMSFHIEELTDYSVAEYLAAIDRGVRKEDTPFDLAILETADSFRRLPNEDNPYFRAKAHLYMQGTAVQFIKPETVRAPTYTIDGIALQLYAKLGGTPWTIPVDQSVDRELVIGIGSAILRRNHYAGAAQTRYVGISTFFAADGKYLTNSRTRNVPYEEYFDELLRNLKDALDRLSNEYSWNAQDRIRLIFHIFKPIKNLEVDVVSRLVAEYPQYDIRFAFVTLVERHPYILYDEQQSGTNGKGAHVPSRGYTLPLGPRQCLVNLLGTREVRTARHGSPTPILVRIHDQSTFLDLQYIVQQVFKFSRLSFRTFGPSETPATLLYANLLTRQLKDLRAVPGWNSTTASAQLREKKWFL